One genomic window of Solanum dulcamara chromosome 10, daSolDulc1.2, whole genome shotgun sequence includes the following:
- the LOC129870690 gene encoding zinc finger CCCH domain-containing protein 14-like isoform X1 — translation MDIRKRNRNEAGLNANGGFKKAKPEMDSLSSGIGSKSKPCTKFFSTAGCPFGENCHFLHYVPGGYNAVAKMMNIAPSPASRNAAPPPIANGNTPAVKTKICSKFNTAEGCKFGDKCHFAHGEWEIGKPIVQSQEDPRAMGVGPIPGRFGGRMEPPVSGAAASFGTSATAKISVDASLAGAIIGKGGVNSKQICRQTGAKLAIREHEIDKNLRNIELEGTFEQISQASTMVRELISSLGSVGGPGRTPAVQGGPAPPISNYKTKLCENFAKGSCTFGERCHFAHGATELRKTGV, via the exons ATGGATATCCGCAAGAGAAACAGGAATGAAGCTGGTTTGAATGCCAATGGTGGTTTTAAGAAGGCTAAGCCAG AAATGGACTCGTTATCAAGTGGTATAGGAAGCAAATCAAAGCCGTGCACGAAGTTTTTCAG CACTGCTGGCTGCCCTTTTGGTGAGAACTGCCATTTTCTTCATTATGTTCCTGGTGGCTATAATGCTGTGGCCAAGATGATGAATATAGCACCATCTCCAGCATCAAGGAATGCAGCACCACCACCTATTGCTAATGGGAATACTCCTGCTGTGAAAACCAAAATTTGCAGCAAGTTCAACACAGCTGAGGGATGCAAATTTGGGGACAAATGCCATTTTGCTCATGGGGAGTGGGAAATTGGCAAACCTATTGTGCAATCACAAGAAGATCCACGTGCCATGGGTGTTGGACCTATTCCTGGCCGTTTTGGTGGGCGAATGGAACCTCCTGTTTCAGGAGCTGCTGCTAGCTTTGGTACTTCAGCCACTGCGAAGATCAGCGTGGATGCTTCCCTTGCGGGAGCCATCATTGGGAAGGGCGGAGTGAACTCTAAGCAGATCTGTCGGCAGACAGGAGCCAAGCTGGCAATCCGTGAGCATGAAATAGATAAAAATCTCAGGAACATTGAGCTTGAAGGCACATTTGAACAAATTTCACAGGCTAGCACCATGGTGAGAGAGCTGATCAGCAGCCTTGGATCAGTTGGTGGCCCGGGAAGAACACCTGCAGTACAGGGTGGACCTGCACCTCCAATTAGCAACTACAAGACTAAGCTGTGCGAAAATTTTGCTAAAGGTTCTTGCACTTTTGGAGAAAGGTGCCACTTTGCCCATGGTGCTACTGAATTGCGCAAAACAGGGGTGTGA
- the LOC129870690 gene encoding zinc finger CCCH domain-containing protein 14-like isoform X2, producing the protein MEILGNLTAGCPFGENCHFLHYVPGGYNAVAKMMNIAPSPASRNAAPPPIANGNTPAVKTKICSKFNTAEGCKFGDKCHFAHGEWEIGKPIVQSQEDPRAMGVGPIPGRFGGRMEPPVSGAAASFGTSATAKISVDASLAGAIIGKGGVNSKQICRQTGAKLAIREHEIDKNLRNIELEGTFEQISQASTMVRELISSLGSVGGPGRTPAVQGGPAPPISNYKTKLCENFAKGSCTFGERCHFAHGATELRKTGV; encoded by the exons ATGGAAATACTTGGGAATCT CACTGCTGGCTGCCCTTTTGGTGAGAACTGCCATTTTCTTCATTATGTTCCTGGTGGCTATAATGCTGTGGCCAAGATGATGAATATAGCACCATCTCCAGCATCAAGGAATGCAGCACCACCACCTATTGCTAATGGGAATACTCCTGCTGTGAAAACCAAAATTTGCAGCAAGTTCAACACAGCTGAGGGATGCAAATTTGGGGACAAATGCCATTTTGCTCATGGGGAGTGGGAAATTGGCAAACCTATTGTGCAATCACAAGAAGATCCACGTGCCATGGGTGTTGGACCTATTCCTGGCCGTTTTGGTGGGCGAATGGAACCTCCTGTTTCAGGAGCTGCTGCTAGCTTTGGTACTTCAGCCACTGCGAAGATCAGCGTGGATGCTTCCCTTGCGGGAGCCATCATTGGGAAGGGCGGAGTGAACTCTAAGCAGATCTGTCGGCAGACAGGAGCCAAGCTGGCAATCCGTGAGCATGAAATAGATAAAAATCTCAGGAACATTGAGCTTGAAGGCACATTTGAACAAATTTCACAGGCTAGCACCATGGTGAGAGAGCTGATCAGCAGCCTTGGATCAGTTGGTGGCCCGGGAAGAACACCTGCAGTACAGGGTGGACCTGCACCTCCAATTAGCAACTACAAGACTAAGCTGTGCGAAAATTTTGCTAAAGGTTCTTGCACTTTTGGAGAAAGGTGCCACTTTGCCCATGGTGCTACTGAATTGCGCAAAACAGGGGTGTGA